The following are from one region of the Treponema denticola genome:
- a CDS encoding UvrB/UvrC motif-containing protein produces the protein MICDMCKLNEAKISVEQVADGVTKNIYLCPACSQRLGFGMFSKTIDISITKILGSNDNDGGRKSDQCPICGLSFREIESKKMIGCSDCFSFFKTEIMEILGKKKKNLKYSGSITDDHAHQTFFETHTSEELHEELKKAVETEDYERAAALRDEIKALEKNHDIKI, from the coding sequence ATGATTTGTGATATGTGTAAGTTGAACGAGGCTAAAATTTCTGTGGAACAAGTTGCAGACGGTGTAACTAAAAATATTTATCTGTGTCCGGCTTGTTCGCAAAGGCTCGGATTTGGTATGTTTTCTAAAACTATCGATATTTCCATAACAAAAATACTTGGATCTAATGATAATGATGGCGGCAGAAAATCGGATCAATGCCCTATATGCGGATTAAGTTTTAGAGAAATCGAATCTAAAAAAATGATAGGGTGTTCAGACTGTTTTTCGTTTTTTAAAACCGAAATTATGGAAATATTGGGAAAGAAGAAGAAAAATCTAAAGTATTCCGGCTCTATCACGGATGACCATGCCCACCAAACCTTTTTTGAAACTCATACTTCTGAAGAATTACATGAAGAACTAAAAAAAGCTGTCGAAACCGAAGATTATGAAAGAGCTGCTGCTTTAAGGGATGAGATAAAAGCTTTGGAGAAAAACCATGATATCAAAATTTGA